In Psychrobacter sp. JCM 18902, a single window of DNA contains:
- a CDS encoding YrbL family protein has translation MYSIKDLNLLGKGTQKLVFEHIESPDKVIKIMRPENATADGARVGQHYLRAHRSQGIYRQFRRELIQYLQLCKTNFHEKNYTFPIETVHGFVGTDWGLGLVTEKIISPSGSPKTLSYLSSHDEFTSKHAKALDQFFDECCHLHIVFGEVNIAGIMYTENRRGRPEFVLIDGIGDKLIIPFRSMSKTINTRNVRKVERKIKSKIPFYNDPFL, from the coding sequence ATGTATTCTATTAAAGACTTAAATCTTTTAGGCAAAGGAACTCAAAAACTTGTCTTTGAACATATTGAAAGTCCTGATAAAGTAATTAAGATAATGAGACCCGAGAACGCCACCGCAGATGGTGCTAGAGTTGGTCAACACTACTTACGAGCACATAGATCACAGGGCATTTACAGACAGTTCCGTAGAGAATTAATCCAATATCTGCAGCTATGCAAAACCAATTTTCATGAGAAAAACTACACCTTCCCCATTGAGACTGTACATGGCTTTGTAGGTACAGACTGGGGGTTAGGCCTAGTAACAGAAAAAATTATCAGTCCATCAGGCTCTCCTAAGACTTTATCCTACTTATCTAGCCATGATGAGTTTACATCAAAACATGCCAAAGCCTTGGATCAATTTTTTGATGAATGTTGTCATCTTCATATCGTTTTTGGAGAAGTTAATATTGCTGGCATAATGTACACTGAAAATAGAAGAGGTAGGCCTGAGTTCGTTCTCATTGATGGTATTGGAGATAAGCTAATAATACCCTTTAGATCTATGAGTAAAACTATTAACACTAGAAATGTTAGAAAAGTCGAGCGTAAAATAAAGTCTAAAATCCCATTTTATAATGATCCATTTCTCTAA
- a CDS encoding glycosyltransferase family 25 protein: MKNIVISLESAVERRKHINEEFGKHKVDFEFFDALTPDLAKDFANNLGLNLKDAKLTPGELACMMSHVAIWKKTIDENIPYVTVFEDDIYLGEDAEELLNRSTWIKPEWNIIKIETVLKKIIYAKKSYNIQGVTRQLHQLKSKHLGTGGYILSLKGSHTFFNYINKTILRPLDELIFEEFILNYDEPIYQMKPALCIQEIILAGPDADLLLPSLLINERKDRMKANKTTGFNKVRRELKRVAQQTKKALLAKEIAFK; encoded by the coding sequence ATGAAAAATATCGTAATAAGTTTAGAATCTGCGGTAGAGCGCAGAAAGCATATAAACGAAGAGTTTGGTAAACATAAAGTAGATTTTGAGTTCTTTGATGCGTTAACTCCAGATTTAGCTAAAGATTTTGCCAACAATTTAGGTTTAAACCTTAAAGATGCTAAGTTAACTCCAGGTGAACTAGCTTGTATGATGAGTCATGTAGCTATCTGGAAAAAAACGATTGACGAAAACATCCCTTACGTTACTGTCTTTGAAGATGATATCTATCTAGGTGAAGACGCTGAAGAATTACTGAACAGATCTACTTGGATTAAGCCTGAGTGGAATATTATTAAGATTGAAACTGTTCTTAAAAAAATTATCTATGCTAAGAAATCTTATAACATACAGGGAGTAACAAGACAGTTGCACCAATTAAAAAGTAAACACTTAGGTACTGGTGGCTATATACTCTCTCTGAAAGGATCTCACACTTTTTTTAATTATATAAATAAAACAATTTTACGCCCCTTAGATGAACTAATTTTCGAAGAGTTTATACTAAATTATGATGAGCCGATATACCAAATGAAGCCCGCTTTGTGCATACAGGAGATAATTTTAGCTGGCCCAGACGCAGACTTATTATTACCAAGCCTACTCATCAATGAACGTAAAGATAGAATGAAAGCTAATAAAACAACAGGGTTCAATAAAGTACGTAGGGAGTTAAAGAGAGTTGCTCAGCAAACGAAAAAAGCATTATTAGCTAAAGAGATAGCTTTTAAATAA
- the pseH gene encoding UDP-4-amino-4,6-dideoxy-N-acetyl-beta-L-altrosamine N-acetyltransferase, with the protein MNKSQLKLRPMQSSDLALVISWRNHIDIRRYMYTQHEISLTEHTNWFNKVSKDSSYSLLIFELDSEPLGFVNIHRIAQCGIADWGFYTSPDAPKGTGSKLGAQALDYAFNILRLHKLCGQALDFNEASRKFHKRLGFKEEGILEQHHFDGKKYYDVICFGLLAHEYYLIINNNEN; encoded by the coding sequence ATGAATAAATCTCAGTTGAAACTACGGCCTATGCAGTCGTCTGACCTAGCATTGGTGATTAGTTGGAGAAACCATATTGATATTCGTAGATATATGTATACCCAGCATGAGATTTCCTTAACCGAGCACACAAATTGGTTTAATAAGGTTTCTAAAGATAGTAGCTATAGCCTTTTAATCTTTGAATTAGATAGTGAACCTCTAGGTTTTGTAAATATTCATCGAATCGCTCAATGTGGTATTGCCGATTGGGGATTCTATACTTCACCAGATGCTCCTAAAGGAACAGGATCGAAGCTTGGTGCACAAGCTTTAGACTATGCTTTTAATATATTACGTCTTCATAAGCTCTGTGGACAAGCCTTAGACTTTAATGAAGCTTCTAGGAAATTTCATAAACGATTAGGGTTTAAAGAAGAGGGTATCCTAGAGCAACATCACTTCGATGGTAAAAAATATTATGATGTTATTTGCTTTGGTTTACTTGCCCACGAGTATTATCTAATAATTAATAATAATGAGAATTAA
- the pseI gene encoding pseudaminic acid synthase: MSNIPSINIAGRRIATDAAPYIIAELSANHNGSFDTALEIINQAKTSGADAIKLQTYTADTITLNSDSEDFKIHGGLWDGETLYSLYEKAHMPWEWHKPLFEYARELDITMFSSPFDNTAVDLLEDLNAPAYKIASFEAIDLPLIRYVASTGKPMIISTGMADDKEIQEAIDAARSGGCKELAILHCVSGYPAPAGDYNLRTLLDMRERFGLVTGLSDHTIDNTTAITSVALGASIIEKHFTLDRNGGGPDDSFSLEPEDLVALCRDSKTAWQAFGSVNYGRKCSEQANVKFRRSLYFVKDLKAGDIITEDAIRSVRPGFGLAPKFYDKIVGKVVIEDIRKNTPVSLTSFR, encoded by the coding sequence ATGTCTAATATCCCTAGTATAAATATTGCAGGACGTAGGATCGCAACTGATGCTGCCCCTTATATCATTGCAGAGCTCTCTGCTAATCATAATGGCAGCTTTGATACTGCTTTAGAAATTATCAATCAGGCCAAAACCTCAGGTGCTGATGCGATAAAATTACAAACTTATACTGCTGACACCATCACATTAAACAGTGATTCTGAAGATTTCAAAATTCATGGTGGGTTATGGGACGGCGAGACTCTATATAGCCTTTATGAGAAAGCTCATATGCCATGGGAATGGCATAAGCCTTTATTTGAATATGCTCGTGAATTAGATATTACTATGTTTAGCTCGCCTTTTGATAATACAGCTGTAGATCTGTTAGAAGACTTGAATGCTCCAGCATATAAAATTGCCTCTTTTGAAGCTATTGACTTACCCTTAATTCGATATGTGGCAAGTACTGGTAAACCAATGATTATATCGACTGGTATGGCCGATGACAAAGAGATACAAGAAGCAATTGATGCCGCACGATCGGGGGGCTGTAAAGAATTGGCTATCTTACACTGTGTTAGTGGTTATCCTGCTCCCGCGGGAGATTATAATCTGCGTACTCTCTTAGACATGAGAGAGCGTTTCGGGTTAGTAACGGGTTTGTCCGATCACACCATTGACAACACAACGGCAATTACTAGTGTGGCGTTAGGTGCTTCAATTATTGAAAAGCATTTTACTTTAGATCGTAACGGCGGTGGTCCTGACGATAGTTTCTCACTTGAGCCTGAGGATTTAGTTGCTTTATGTCGTGATAGTAAAACAGCTTGGCAAGCATTTGGTTCAGTCAACTATGGCCGTAAATGTAGTGAGCAAGCAAACGTGAAATTCCGTCGCTCATTGTACTTTGTAAAAGATTTAAAAGCGGGTGATATCATTACTGAAGATGCTATACGCAGTGTACGCCCTGGTTTCGGTCTTGCTCCTAAGTTCTATGATAAGATTGTTGGGAAGGTGGTTATAGAGGATATAAGGAAGAACACACCTGTTAGTTTGACAAGCTTTCGATAA